The following are encoded together in the Cheilinus undulatus linkage group 3, ASM1832078v1, whole genome shotgun sequence genome:
- the cdk4 gene encoding cyclin-dependent kinase 4: MANATSLQYEPVAEIGGGAYGTVYKARDTESGEFVALKSVRVQTDQNGLPLSTVREVALLRRLEQFDHPNVVRLMDVCATQRSEQETKVTLVFEHVDQDLKTYLEKAPPAGLSPGHIKDLMRQLLCGLAFLHSNRVMHRDLKPENILVTSQGQVKLADFGLARIYSCHMALTPVVVTLWYRPPEVLLQSSYATPVDMWSTGCIFAEMFRRKPLFCGESEVDQLGKIFEVIGLALEEEWPTDVTLSRKNFPPLSPRPITDFVPEINEEGAQLLQDMLKFDPFKRISALNALDHPYFQDEETLTQTKS; this comes from the exons ATGGCTAACGCCACCAGTCTCCAGTATGAGCCAGTGGCAGAGATTGGTGGAGGCGCATATGGGACAGTTTATAAGGCTAGAGACACGGAGAGTGGAGAGTTTGTGGCTTTAAAAAGTGTTCGTGTCCAGACAGACCAAAACGGCCTCCCGCTCTCCACGGTCAGAGAGGTGGCTCTGCTGAGAAGACTGGAGCAGTTTGACCACCCCAATGTGGTCAG GTTAATGGATGTATGTGCCACCCAAAGGTCAGAGCAGGAAACTAAAGTTACTCTAGTGTTTGAACATGTGGACCAAGACCTAAAGACGTACCTCGAGAAAGCTCCACCTGCAGGACTGTCACCTGGACACATTAAG GACCTGATGAGGCAGTTGTTGTGCGGTCTTGCATTCCTGCACTCAAACCGTGTGATGCATCGAGATTTGAAACCAGAGAATATTCTGGTGACCAGCCAGGGCCAGGTGAAGCTGGCTGACTTTGGACTGGCCAGGATCTACAGCTGCCATATGGCCCTCACTCCAGTG GTGGTAACACTGTGGTACCGACCTCCTGAGGTCCTGCTTCAATCCAGTTATGCCACACCTGTGGACATGTGGAGCACCGGCTGCATCTTTGCAGAGATGTTCAGGCGCAA ACCTTTGTTCTGCGGGGAATCAGAAGTCGACCAACTTGGGAAAATTTTTGA AGTAATTGGCCTAGCCCTGGAGGAGGAGTGGCCCACTGATGTCACACTGTCCAGGAAAAACTTCCCCCCTCTCTCACCTCGACCAATCACTGACTTTGTACCAGAGATAAATGAGGAGGGGGCACAACTATTGCAG gATATGCTGAAGTTTGACCCCTTCAAAAGAATATCTGCCCTAAACGCCCTTGATCATCCATATTTCCAAGACGAGGAGACATTGACTCAGACAAAAAGCTGA
- the LOC121507414 gene encoding E3 ubiquitin-protein ligase MARCHF9-like, with the protein MFKYRLRMFFNELKVLVLMRSGSSRRTDAGTDPDTQTSMRGFSVGVCGCSPLNCSHLDDEEEYYGSDPRTRSLAFEEGAKPQGSAGGSGGLEAASLPSLSESGMRSPQCRICFQGPEKGELLSPCRCDGSVRCTHQSCLIRWISERGSWSCELCFFKYQVLAISTKNPLQWQSISLTVIEKVQIAAIILGSLFLIASISWLVWSSLSPSAKWQRQDLLFQICYGMYGFMDIVCIGLIIHEGSSVYRIFKRWQAVNQKWKVLNYEKSKDLGDPVSSSGKGTARVERSSVTDNEQRTSRHVRTILHHHCGYTILHILSQLRANNLHSANQEVVMRVTTV; encoded by the exons ATGTTTAAGTATCGGCTCCGGATGTTTTTCAATGAACTCAAAGTGCTGGTACTGATGCGATCCGGATCCAGCAGGAGGACTGACGCAGGCACAGACCCCGACACACAGACCAGTATGAGAGGTTTCTCTGTGGGGGTCTGTGGTTGTTCACCTCTGAACTGCTCTCACCTggatgatgaggaggagtaCTACGGCTCCGACCCCAGGACACGAAGCCTGGCTTTTGAGGAAGGAGCCAAACCTCAGGGATCAGCAGGAGGAAGTGGTGGCCTGGAAGCAGCTTCTCTTCCAAGTCTGTCAGAGAGCGGTATGCGATCCCCGCAGTGCCGGATCTGCTTCCAGGGGCCAGAGAAG GGGGAGCTGTTGAGCCCTTGTCGGTGTGATGGCTCGGTGCGCTGCACCCACCAGTCCTGCCTTATCCGCTGGATCAGTGAGAGAGGCTCCTGGAGCTGTGAGCTCTGCTTCTTCAAATACCAGGTCCTGGCCATCAGCACCAAAAACCCCCTGCAG TGGCAGTCCATTTCTCTGACTGTGATTGAGAAGGTTCAGATTGCAGCCATCATCCTCGGCTCTTTGTTCCTCATCGCCAGTATCTCCTGGTTAGTGTGGTCATCGCTCAGCCCGTCAGCCAAGTGGCAGCGGCAGGACCTTCTCTTCCAGATCTGCTATGGCATGTATGGCTTCATGGACATAGTTTGTATAG GCCTTATAATCCATGAAGGATCATCTGTTTACCGGATCTTTAAGCGCTGGCAGGCAGTGAACCAGAAGTGGAAAGTGCTGAATTATGAGAAATCGAAGGACTTAGGTGACCCTGTCAGCTCCAGCGGCAAAGGCACTGCTCGTGTTGAGAGAAGCAGCGTCACGGACAATGAACAGAGGACGAGCCGTCATGTCAGGACTATTCTGCATCACCACTGTGGCTACACGATTCTGCACATCCTCAGCCAGTTAAGAGCCAACAACCTGCACAGTGCAAACCAAGAGGTGGTCATGAGGGTGACCACAGTATGA